From the Gossypium hirsutum isolate 1008001.06 chromosome A02, Gossypium_hirsutum_v2.1, whole genome shotgun sequence genome, the window CTGATGTTTAATCAACATTTCTCTTCTAAAATTCCAAATAATTAAACAGCTTTGTCTTGCACTGAAATGATCAAATAAAAAACCGGACTTTGCATGCACGTGTGATAGACGAATCAATCATCCAGGCATAGAAATAAAATTGATCCCAATTCATAGAACCAATCAGTCGAGCAAATGAGTAGCTGAAAAGAGAAAATGTGGAAACGGCGTACCTGGAAATGGAGAGTAAAGAAGGAATGAAGAAGAAACGTGGAAGACGGTGGATATGAAAAGCAAAAGAGCAGAGCCACAAACCGATAACTCTGCCTTCGAAAAGCTCGTGGGCCGGTACCCCCTGCAATAGAAGAAGAGGGGCTGCTGCAGTTTCCACGTAGGGGCCATCTTTTCTGAACACAAACTCTCTCTCAACCTCATTTTCCTCTCCATTCTCCAATCGGTATACATGCAAGCTTCTGATCAACTCTGCAAACAACACCAAAAGAATCCAAGAGAGGCTTTAACCAAGCACAGAAAAGAAAATCTAACAAAAAACCAATTATTTAATCATAAAGCAGCATTGGTTTGGTTTGATGAGGGTATGGGATTAATTACCTTTGTTGATGGTATTTTCAAAGACTACGAGAGTTGTCAGGCAAGGGCCCTGTGACAAGtccatgaagaagaagaagaagaagaagaagagaacatGAATCAGATGTGGGATGATGTAGAAGAAATAGAAAAGGACAGGCAGGCAGGCAGACAGAACCGAAGGTCTACGGTCAAGATGGACAAGTTTGCATGACAGTCTCCCAGTCAGTCTTGGACCATGGTTTTAcgttctattttattattatttgttggactgtataattaataataataataataataataataataataatgtaaaagcatCTGAATAGTAAATACATGGTGAATATCCTTTAGAGTTTTGATGATGTTATATGTTGTGTAAAATTACCATAACACCATTAACAACACACTCCCCCCCCCCCCACGGGCCAAAATTTACGTAAGAGATGAGATGACCCAACTCTTTCTTGTGTTGGAGGATGGAGAAGGCTAGGACGAGGGGGCGGCAATGACCAACCAATCTCTGCTTTCGCCACTTTAAATCAACGAAGGTATTTAATTTACCTTGGCCGCATGTCTGAGAAGTGGCATAGGTAGTTAGAATTGGGCCCCGCTTTTAAGTAACCTTTAACAACCTTCCTTCTTTTCTTATTCATTCTTTTTCCTTTAgaccaaaagaaaataataataataataatccttAAAGGCTCAAACTAACAATAGAGACTTGTGTCAGTCATACAGTCAATTTTGTCTTAACAAATGCATCCTCTCTATCAAGTAAATAAAAAGTATGCTATTGTAAATACCATATCCTACACAAGAAAATTCTTAGCTTCCCTGCCATGTGTCCATATTTTGGAATTGCATGCCCCCTTGGGTCTTTTGCCTTGTTCTTCATCACTACAAGTACAAATAGATGATTACTAGATATCACAGCAGCATCCTCCAATCACTTAAGCACAATGTTGGAAAAACAATCCATGATTGTTTGATGGATATGCTCCAATAAGTAGAGAGAACAATTGCATTCACCCACCATCATTCTCACGGTTCTCCAAGGAGGAAGGGCATGTTAATCTACTAAAATAACTGCCAAATTGGTATCCAAAGGAAAAAGAATAATCaagcaaagtaaaaaaaaaaaaaaaaaacacacatcaAATTTTATCACTTTTGTCTCTTGACAAATAAAATGAATGAATTCTACAATACATGATATTCCAAAGTTCCTGAAGTGAAGAGGCAGTGCATACAAAACTATTTTGCTGGATAAGCCCTTGGTTCTTCTAGACCAGTCGACCAACAAACTTGCTAACCTTGGTACACAATATCAACCAGGATATGATTCCAACCTGCAATTTTGGAGGTTTAATCAGAAAACCAATCAAAACTCATCAAAATCTATCCTTCCATTATTGTATCCAATTATCCCATACAAGTAAT encodes:
- the LOC107939576 gene encoding protein RKD5 isoform X2; this translates as MDLSQGPCLTTLVVFENTINKELIRSLHVYRLENGEENEVEREFVFRKDGPYVETAAAPLLLLQGVPAHELFEGRVIGLWLCSFAFHIHRLPRFFFIPSLLSISRNPKLKSIPTLTNDLQLIFQRGCGTEDRGPSRELSKETCTRDGDNHYHLKRSLLVLDQDLNCLPNSSATSELLKSRQTEQNATGSFRASFFW
- the LOC107939576 gene encoding protein RKD5 isoform X3, with translation MDLSQGPCLTTLVVFENTINKELIRSLHVYRLENGEENEVEREFVFRKDGPYVETAAAPLLLLQGVPAHELFEGRVIGLWLCSFAFHIHRLPRFFFIPSLLSISRGDVAPKIEDHLGSYLRKLVRGMEIIITT